TTCAGGAGCCAGAGTCTCCCACGGCGGAGGAACCCAGTCCTCGCGTGTTGAGTTCGTCTGTTTCCAATACAGCCAGATTTGACGGGCAGTTTCTGTCAGCAAATTCTCCTCTGGGAACCCGTTCGCCCTTGCGAACTCGGCAGCCCCGTCGCCGACAAGAAGTGCGTGCTTCGTCTGTTCCAGAACTAACTTCGCCAGACGAACTGCATGCCGATAGCCCTTGAGCCCTGCGACTCCTCCAACTCGATGCGTTGGTCCGTGCATGGCAGCAGCGTCGAGTTCAACTTCACCGTTGCAGTTGGGAAGCCCACCGTAACCAACGGTCATATCTGCTGGATCATCCTCAACAAGAGTCACCCCTTCGACGACTGCCGACAGCCCGTCCGATCCAGAGACGAGAGCGTGGTAAGCGTGGCGGGTTGCTTCGAGGCCGTTTTTCGACGAGATCACAGTGATTTCTGACATCGATCTTCCAAATGTTGTGGAAAGCTGAAACCATTCGAACAGGAAACAGGTTGTGTTTTCGTCGAGTTCCCCAACAAATTGCAAATCAGTGTGAACTTTTTGAGTCTGTTGACGTTCTCGACCATTGATGAGCTGACGTCACGACAGCAAGAGATGTTCTCGATCTATCACAATTGCCAATGTGATTTTCGAGATTCTGAAATCCGGCACGCTATCGTGAAACGACTTCCGGGCTTCAATTCAAACTTTCATTCGGCGTCGAGTTCCTCTCGCGTTTTCCCCTCTTCGAAAAATTCAAGATGAATTCAGATAATCGCCTCTCAATTTCGCGACGTCATGACCTCGATGCACTCCGCGCGTTTGCGATGCTGTTGGGGATTGCTTTGCATGCGGCGCTGTCATTCACGCCGCTTCCTTGGCCAGTTCAAGATGAGAACCAAAGCCCGATGTTTGGTCTCTTCATGAGCCTCGTTCACGGATTTCGAATGCCGCTCTTCTTTGTGATGAGCGGTTTTTTTACGGCCATGCTGTGGAGAAAGCGAGGACTGAAAGCCTTGCTGCAACATCGCTTTAAGCGGATTTTTCTTCCGTTACTTTTAGGATTGGCGACGATCATTCCACTCACGAATGTCATCATGATCTGGGCAATTTACTCCGGAGCGAACGCAGCTGTACAAGAGGCTCCGAGCGACTTCGCGAATGCGGATCTCTGGACGTTGATCAGGTTCGGGCAGCATGAAGAACTCGCGAGAAGGGAGTTTTCGCAAGATGAAATCAATCAATTGCATCGAGAGTCGGGAAGCAGCCCGCTGGCCTATGCGGCGTTATTTGAAGATCCAGAGACCGTTCAAACGCTGTTAAATTTGGGAGCAGATCCGTCCCTGAAATCGCGAGACGGGAATACAGCCCTCCACTCAGCGGCGTTTCTCGGACGCAGCGAAGTCTTGAAGGTACTTTTGAATGCAGGTGCTGATCCGACCATTCTCAACGCGCAACGTCAACGACCGATGGAATCAGCTCGAGTTGACTGGGGAACGACGCAGTTCATCGCTGGGATGATTCAGGTTCCCATCGAACAGACAAGTGTCGAAGCGGGGCGGCAGGAAGTGCTCGCACTCCTTGAATCACCAGCGCTGACAGAAAATCAGGCTAACGCCCCTCCGGTAGCGACCGTTGCGAGTGGTCAGTTCCAACTCGGACAGTTCCTTCAGACTTTGATGGGGATGCATCTCTTTCACCATCTGTGGTTCCTGTGGTTTTTGTGCTGGCTCGTCGTTGCCTTCGCAGTCTATGCGATGCTCGCCGATCGAATCGGTTGGAAAGGAATCCACGGTCCCTGGATTCTTTCCCCTCTTCGCTATTTGTGGCTGATC
The sequence above is drawn from the Thalassoglobus sp. JC818 genome and encodes:
- a CDS encoding acyltransferase family protein; protein product: MNSDNRLSISRRHDLDALRAFAMLLGIALHAALSFTPLPWPVQDENQSPMFGLFMSLVHGFRMPLFFVMSGFFTAMLWRKRGLKALLQHRFKRIFLPLLLGLATIIPLTNVIMIWAIYSGANAAVQEAPSDFANADLWTLIRFGQHEELARREFSQDEINQLHRESGSSPLAYAALFEDPETVQTLLNLGADPSLKSRDGNTALHSAAFLGRSEVLKVLLNAGADPTILNAQRQRPMESARVDWGTTQFIAGMIQVPIEQTSVEAGRQEVLALLESPALTENQANAPPVATVASGQFQLGQFLQTLMGMHLFHHLWFLWFLCWLVVAFAVYAMLADRIGWKGIHGPWILSPLRYLWLIPITMIPQWEMGRAFPTFGPDTSTGLIPYPHVLLYYGVFFAFGALYFDSDDETGRVGKYWWISIPVAIFMVFPVGLVFAFGSSEFSPQLGETATRLISASLQVTYAWLLTFGLMGVFRRFVNAENPTIRYLSDSSYWLYLAHLPLIFVAQILVRDWSAPALVKFILINVVVTAILLLSYDKLVRYSWLGRLLNGPRTRPVRVAAGPTDAQIGVESA